One window from the genome of Garra rufa chromosome 1, GarRuf1.0, whole genome shotgun sequence encodes:
- the nfatc2ip gene encoding NFATC2-interacting protein, whose amino-acid sequence MSALKRTMAETVSDSDVGVPVSDPPKQPPKRRRILDASSITTVPFYSNKVNSSLNLKPITFKHTSLTDEEKVAPLWSPSPPRPEKRPISIDLSGSEEEPEQTEAQEVLRSPSPPPPPCSPPVKRSRQATQKIREINRKLNEIGSLVCFSPEPKEPAVDYRNSPSPVNDGDDDDDDDDDDIIIISSDSKKKSRSRNTEDRGSGREISLKFRCRTELYRIPILSTAPLSKAVEQLAIKLNVRPSHILLLNKDVDLPIHSSISELGLGIADIIDCVVTENKQEESDKSNAVTVRLQGKEKESVQEYSIQKNAPLGSILSQYVSGLSATAKRRAKFLFDGSRISYNQTPAELDMEDGDIIEVYD is encoded by the exons ATGAGCGCGCTGAAACGAACCATGGCTGAAACG GTATCAGACAGTGATGTGGGTGTTCCTGTATCAGACCCTCCAAAACAACCTCCCAAACGCCGACGCATCCTCGACGCCTCCTCCATCACCACAGTACCTTTTTACTCCAACAAG GTTAACAGCTCCTTAAATCTAAAGCCAATAACCTTCAAACACACCAGTCTCACAG ATGAGGAAAAGGTTGCTCCTCTGTGGTCTCCTTCCCCACCTCGTCCAGAGAAACGGCCAATCAGCATTGATCTGAGTGGCTCTGAGGAGGAGCCAGAACAGACTGAAGCTCA GGAAGTCCTTCGTTCACCCTCTCCACCCCCTCCACCGTGTAGCCCACCAGTGAAACGAAGCAGACAGGCAACCCAAAAAATACG AGAAATCAACAGGAAATTGAATGAGATTGGCTCTCTGGTGTGTTTCTCGCCTGAGCCTAAGGAGCCTGCGGTTGATTACAGAAACTCTCCATCTCCTGTgaatgatggtgatgatgatgatgatgatgacgacgaCGACATCATCATAATTTCCTCTGACAGCAAAAAGAAATCACGTTCCCGAAATACTGAGGACAGAGGCTCTGGGCGAGAAATTTCACTGAAGTTTCGCTGTCGAACAGAGTTGTACAGAATCCCAATACTGTCT ACGGCTCCTTTGAGTAAAGCTGTGGAACAGCTGGCCATCAAGCTTAATGTTCGACCCAGCCACATTCTGTTATTAAACAAAGACGTTGATCTCCCTATTCACTCGTCCATCAGTGAGCTGGGTCTCGGCATAGCTGACATTATAG ATTGTGTAGTAACAGAGAATAAACAAGAAGAGAGCGACAAAAGTAATGCCGTTACTGTGCGACTGCAAGGCAAAGAGAAAGAATCTGTGCAGGAGTATTCCATACAAAag aatgcTCCTCTAGGGTCCATCCTGTCTCAGTATGTGTCTGGTTTGAGTGCCACTGCTAAAAGGAGAGCCAAATTTCTTTTTGATGGGTCAAGGATCTCATATAATCAGACTCCAGCTGAACTAGACATGGAGGACGGTGACATCATTGAAGTCTATGACTAA